From a single Bryobacter aggregatus MPL3 genomic region:
- a CDS encoding DUF58 domain-containing protein, with protein sequence MAQSEFKIEKAFLERLERLTIHWQKSFPGIVGGHNSSRFSGPGQEFLDHRNFTTGDDLRAVNWRAYMRLEKLFLKMFQIEPRVPIRIFLDASESMGLGNKWDYARRLVAAITYVGLVRLDAMQLIPFREEMEEGLSCGGGRHRFSPVADYLRDLKPGGKTDFARVSREFLSASRQRGLVIIVSDFLGEDDWLRPLQFMADFGHELTLIQVWDDEDRSPSAVGDLEVTEVESGKQVKISFDEKARAQYTASFDAYSEELRRLALRNEGRYSGLPTSTSVEDAVFGSLIAAQGLR encoded by the coding sequence GTGGCGCAAAGCGAATTCAAGATCGAGAAGGCCTTTCTGGAAAGGCTGGAACGGCTCACCATTCATTGGCAGAAGTCGTTTCCCGGAATCGTGGGTGGTCACAATAGCAGCCGTTTTTCGGGGCCCGGGCAGGAGTTTCTCGACCATCGGAACTTCACCACGGGCGATGATCTGCGGGCCGTCAATTGGCGTGCCTACATGCGTCTCGAGAAGCTGTTCCTGAAAATGTTCCAGATCGAGCCCCGGGTGCCGATCCGTATCTTTCTGGATGCGAGTGAGAGCATGGGGTTGGGCAATAAGTGGGATTATGCACGCCGGCTCGTGGCTGCGATTACCTATGTCGGTCTCGTACGTCTGGATGCTATGCAGCTGATTCCCTTTCGCGAGGAGATGGAAGAAGGTCTGTCCTGCGGGGGCGGCCGGCATCGCTTTTCGCCGGTGGCCGATTATCTGCGCGATCTGAAGCCTGGGGGGAAAACAGATTTTGCCCGCGTGTCGCGTGAATTTCTTTCTGCCAGCCGGCAGCGCGGCCTGGTGATCATCGTTTCGGACTTCCTGGGCGAGGACGATTGGCTGCGTCCGTTGCAATTCATGGCCGACTTTGGGCATGAACTGACGTTGATTCAGGTTTGGGATGACGAGGACCGCTCTCCCTCTGCCGTGGGGGATCTCGAAGTGACCGAAGTCGAATCGGGCAAGCAGGTCAAGATCAGCTTCGATGAAAAGGCGAGAGCGCAGTACACGGCCAGCTTTGATGCCTATTCAGAAGAGCTACGCCGCCTGGCATTGCGGAACGAGGGCCGCTATAGCGGCCTGCCGACGAGCACCAGTGTCGAAGATGCGGTTTTTGGCTCGCTCATTGCTGCGCAGGGGCTGCGCTAA